In a genomic window of Triticum dicoccoides isolate Atlit2015 ecotype Zavitan unplaced genomic scaffold, WEW_v2.0 scaffold130788, whole genome shotgun sequence:
- the LOC119343515 gene encoding uncharacterized protein LOC119343515: MDQDAAVADQEQDTAVADPRTAGDAASDTHTNRQPLPTTSTSSKMVVCGFLGSGVGIRLQFPLPHIVVVVAAAPVPIPASASDGDARIAVPALIFLQPLGASATSYVGMNRVIGKYFFECNGKAKNDTPW; this comes from the exons ATGGACCAGGACGCGGCCGTCGCCGATCAGGAACAGGACACTGCTGTCGCGGATCCCAGGACTGCCGGCGACGCCGCCTCAGATACCCACACCAACCGCCAGCCGCTGCCCACCACATCGACCAGCTCCAAG ATGGTGGTATGCGGTTTTCTTGGCAGCGGCGTCGGGATCAGGCTCCAGTTCCCCCTACCccacattgttgttgttgttgctgctgctccagTTCCAATTCCAGCGAGTGCCAGCGATGGGGATGCTCGGATCGCAGTCCCTGCTCTCATTTTCCTCCAGCCTCTG GGAGCATCAGCTACGTCTTATGTGGGGATGAACCGAGTGAtaggaaaatatttttttgaatgcAATGGGAAGGCGAAAAA